GGGCGGCGCGAGGATCATCCCGGGCCACGGGCTGGCCGGGCTGCGGGAACGGCTCGCGGCGTTCGGCGGCACCATCGACATCTCCAGCCCTGAGGGCGGCCCGACGCAGGTGGTGGCCGCTCTTCCGCTGCTGCTGCGGCGCGGCGAGCCGGGGGTCCAGCTGTGACCGGCGCCCGGCTCGTGGTCGCGGACGACTCGGTGCTGCTGCGCGAGGGGCTCGTCGGGCTGCTGGAACGGCAGGGGTTTGAGGTGGTCGCGCAGGAGGGGCGTGCCGACGCGCTCGTGCAGTGCGTGCGTGAGCTGGCCGCCGGCGGGGCGCTCCCTGACGCCGTCATCACCGATGTGCGGATGCCGCCGGGAATGTCGAACGACGGGCTGCGCGCGGCCCTCGACCTGAAGACGGAGTTCCCCGCGCTCGGGATGCTGGTGGTGAGCCAGTACGTCGCGCCGCTGTATGCGCAGGAGCTGTTCGGGCTGCCGACGCCCGCGGGCGCGGGCGGCGCCGGCTACCTGCTGAAGGACCGTGTGGCCGAGGTCGCGGACTTCATCCGGTCGCTCCGCCTGGTGCTGGCCGGCGGCGTCGTCATCGACCCGGAGGTGGCGCGCGCCATGGTGCACAGCAGCCGTTCGGGGTTGGGGGAGTTGAGTGGTCGCGAGCTCGAGGTGCTGGAGTTGATGGCCCGCGGGCTGTCGAACGCGGAGATCGCCGACGACCTCGTCCTCTCCGGGGCAGCCGTGGCCAAACACGTCAGCAACATCTTCGCGAAGCTCCGGCTGGCGCCGGGGGAGGAGAACCGGCGGGTCCGGGCCATCCTCGCGTTCCTCGCCGACGCGGGTGGAGGCACACGCTAGGCGCGTCGTGGGGGCGACTCCGTCGTTGCGCCGGACAACTCCGTCCTGACTAGGTCGGTCAAGCTACAGACAGGACGACTGCGCCGCCCTAGGATGACGCCAGAGCGAGCCAGCTAGCCATCGGAGGACCGGCCATGTCTGCAGAGAGTCCGGGCGTCGAACCCACTCCCACCACCGGCCCCCTTCACGTCAGAGCGCGGCTGATGAACCCGTTCGTGTGGGCCTTCCTGGCGATGCTCGGAGCGCTCACCGGGTTCGCCCTCGGGGGCGCCGTCGCGGCATTGAGCAGCATCGGTGTCACCGTCCTCATCGCGGTGTTCTTCGCACTGGCGCTCGACCCGGTGGTGCGCAGGCTCGAGGCCAGAGGGTTGGGGCGGGGCATCGCCATCGGCGTCACGTTCGCGGGGCTCGTCGTCGTGGTCGGAGCGATGCTCGCGTTCGTCGTGCCCGCCACCGTGCACCAGGTGGTGGCCTTCACGAAGTCCGTCCCGGAGTTCCTGACGGCGCTGGAGCAGCAGCCGTGGTTCCAGGAGCTGACGGGACTGGGCGGGGAGGAGGCGTACGACGCCGTCCTCGACCGGCTCCAGGCGTGGATCTCGAACCCGGCGAATCTTCTCGCGATCGGCAACGGGGTGCTCGCCTTCGGGTCCGGCCTGATCAACGGCATCTCCGGCACCATGATCGCCCTGGTGCTCACGCTGTACTTCCTGGCGTCCCTCGACGGCACGAAGCAGGCGTTCTACCGTCTGCTGCCCGCCTACAAGCGGCCGAAGGCCGCCGAGGTCACGGAGAAGATCACCCGTTCTGTCGGTGGCGCCATCGGCGGGTCGATCCAGCTGGGCGTCTTCAACGGCATCTTCTCGTTCATCCTGCTGAGCGTCCTGGGCACCCCCTACGCGGTGATGCTGGCCTTCCTGGCGCTGCTGGTGTCGATGCTGCCGATGATCGGCTCGGTGATGGTGTGGATCATCGCGTCGGCTGTCTGCCTGATGCACTCGTGGCAGACGGCGCTCGCCTTCGCCGTCATCTACTTCGTCTACATGCAGATCGAGGCGTACGTCATGACGCCGCGCATCATGAACAAAGCGGTGTCCGTACCGGGGCCGCTGGTCCTGATCGGAGCCATGGTCGGCGCCACCCTGATGGGGCTGCTGGGCGCGCTGGTCGCCGTCCCGATCACGGCGTCGCTGCTGATCGTCATCAATAGTGTCGTCATCCCGAAGCAGGACGCCAGGACCGGGCCGGAACCGACCGTCGATCCGCAGGCGCACTGACG
The DNA window shown above is from Tessaracoccus defluvii and carries:
- a CDS encoding AI-2E family transporter gives rise to the protein MSAESPGVEPTPTTGPLHVRARLMNPFVWAFLAMLGALTGFALGGAVAALSSIGVTVLIAVFFALALDPVVRRLEARGLGRGIAIGVTFAGLVVVVGAMLAFVVPATVHQVVAFTKSVPEFLTALEQQPWFQELTGLGGEEAYDAVLDRLQAWISNPANLLAIGNGVLAFGSGLINGISGTMIALVLTLYFLASLDGTKQAFYRLLPAYKRPKAAEVTEKITRSVGGAIGGSIQLGVFNGIFSFILLSVLGTPYAVMLAFLALLVSMLPMIGSVMVWIIASAVCLMHSWQTALAFAVIYFVYMQIEAYVMTPRIMNKAVSVPGPLVLIGAMVGATLMGLLGALVAVPITASLLIVINSVVIPKQDARTGPEPTVDPQAH
- a CDS encoding response regulator transcription factor, which encodes MTGARLVVADDSVLLREGLVGLLERQGFEVVAQEGRADALVQCVRELAAGGALPDAVITDVRMPPGMSNDGLRAALDLKTEFPALGMLVVSQYVAPLYAQELFGLPTPAGAGGAGYLLKDRVAEVADFIRSLRLVLAGGVVIDPEVARAMVHSSRSGLGELSGRELEVLELMARGLSNAEIADDLVLSGAAVAKHVSNIFAKLRLAPGEENRRVRAILAFLADAGGGTR